The Carassius gibelio isolate Cgi1373 ecotype wild population from Czech Republic chromosome B5, carGib1.2-hapl.c, whole genome shotgun sequence genome segment AgtttggtttttatttctttCCAAACCAACTGGTTACTAAAATAAAGCAGCATCGCATGCGAAAGATGGCTCACATAAAACTAAGTGTTCCTTTtggataatttttgttttattttcaccgGTATTTGTTTTCATTGTCCACCCCTGCAGCTGCTTTGGCAATCTTTGGCGGTATTTCTGTACAAATaaagcacaattaatttgaaactGAGAGTGGGCAACAAGTAAACAGAAtgtaaatatttcactttttttttttttttttttttgtgatggcgAGTTAATTCTTGCTGctcattgacttccactgtatatGGACaaacatttaagacatttcaaaGTCATACCAATTtaaaacaatatgagggtgaatCTGTGATTCCGTGAACTTTAAGCCATATGATATCCTTTCAAGTAAGTATAACAAACTTGAAAGCATCTTTCCCACATTTGGACTTAAAACCCTGTACATGTACGGTATATTCTCCATTAAAAGTCATGTTATAGCCATATACAAACTAACAGCCAGGGGACATAGAGCGAATGAGTAAGACTTGAGACAATCAAAAGTAGCTAAttatttcagcaattcaactAAAAAGTTAGACCCATTCAGACATCTTAGCTTAAACGAGATATAAAAAGCCCAGAGGTAAAATGGTAGCTTTCCATTAAACAGACTAGAATTTAACATTCTTTTCAGGAGCAAATACAAATTCATCCAAAATTAACGCACACAGTTTATTGTTGCCTTCGCTTTCATTGCTTATGGCAAATTTGATGGTACATTAACTTTATAGCGCTGCATGACGGTccaaaatcattaaacattaatatacaattatgaaatagatttttaatgacGCTGTTTTGTTTTAATCAGGGCCTGTGTCCAGGGAAGAGTTATCATACAATCTGGCAGACTTTGATTTAGGGATGGCTGGTTTTTAATGGCTTGTTCTGTGTGACCTTAGCATTCTGGCAGCGGCAAAGATAGCATCTTTGTTCTCAAGGACGTAGTGTTACAGTGAGACATAAATGCTTACACTAAGCCAGAACGCTGAGAGGTCTTTCAAAGTCACACTGACTGTAAAGATAACATGCTCACAGCATAAAACAAGAGTTTAAGCCATATGCCAACAATACACTTAAAagttaatatgtaatatgtagtgCTGATTTTACAAGTTTAGATGAGAGTATTCTGAGTGGGAGAgatactgcatttatttaaatctgcCTAAgggtaaatttaaataaagatacTGGACATTACAAACCTATTGTAAAATGGATGTGGAGTAATGACATTTCCATGTGAATCTGCGCAGTGAAAAATAGCTGAATTTATCAAGCAACCGGATTGTATATGACCAGTGTGGTCTGAATGGTTTATAACAAGCTAGTTTTACTGCTCAGTCTTACAACCCCTTAGTCCTATGGTCTTCAAAATAAATTTGGCAAGCCACATTTCCTTGATTGATGCACACAAAACTCGAGTGAGCCAGTTCccaatgaaataaaaattttaatgccAGTTCTTTTCCAATATTACCCTGTCACTTTGCAAGTCTCCCTCCCTGTTGTTTTGTTCCTAGATATTTATAGCTTTTGGCAGTAGAAGGTTAATTGAACTATAATGGGTTCATATATGAACTTCAACAGCAGAGGCACAAAGCTGACAATTGTAGAGGGAAAACAACACCCTTCCAAAATGCCTTTCCAGCTGTTAGTGAATGACTTCTCGGCGCATACATAGTATCCTGGCAGACGTTCCCATTTTAATCATCTTTACATTGTAATCACTGTTGTAGAACGCAATTCATTCTCATTAAGTGAGAATGTTTCTGGAGTCCTGCATGTGAATAAAACAGACACAGCTACGAACTTCTGATACTTTACAGCCTTTTCATGTCATTATATAGGTCCataatatttaaagggatagttgacctaaaaatatggaaaaaaatactatataagtcaatggctaccgtcagttGAAACTCATATAGTTTTTAaacaagtggagggtgagtaGTACATGAACAGAATTTTCTTTAAGAGAACTCTTTTTAGTAAACGTCATATCAGTGTTTAAGTGAAGATTTTATTGTacaaatgaatggatgaatgaataaaatgtaaccgACTCTGGAGAGATTCAATCCAAGTAGGGCTgcaacaaacaatttttttgaaAAGCGATTAACGATTATTAGATTAATCGACTAACCACTGATTATTTCGCCGATTAATCAGTGGAGATTTATTTTtcagcttttgcaattagttaaaataccgagttatacatattctaacaaataaattaaGGTAATCACTTCAGCATTTGAAAGTCATATTATGTAATTATAGTCAtacaattcaattaaataaatatatttagcacACAAAATGAGATCGCAGAGAAACTCGTATTCACCATTTAATTATCTGAAACATTTTTGTGAGTCATatggataagaaacaaaataaaggttAAGTGATAAGACATTTTGAGTATgttcgtgcaaacatccacatctcTGTAAACAGATGTGTTTTAAACTGCTCACCACtgtcagtttttgatgtgtttattttgttattgagaggaaagtgcacagtatatatttacatatacatccAACAACGCTCAGCAGACTCCGATTTCTTCTCATGAACTGTATCCGGAATTAGTCTTGCGAAACAGTGCACACTGGTCAAAACGCATTATTGCAGGCTCTTTACTTTAGATCTTATGACATAAGACAAAGACTACTtgacaacaaaaacatttgtcGACTAATCATTTCAGCCCTAAATCCAAATATACATTTACAAGGAGAACTGGTAACACTATTTTAAGGTTTGCTTGTTGCACGTCACATGTCCTTGCATatagtttatatgtatatatacacacgtatatacacatatacatatatacacacacacacacatatacatacatacatatcctATAATATTGctcaacaaggacaccttaaaataaagtgtaaccggaGAATCATTTCATTTATGTACATTTTAGCCTATGCTTTTAGGAAAGCGTGAAATAAAGAAGGAGAAAACACAGCAATGTCATTGgccatttttatttacaataacattACAGGATCCACACCAGAAGAAACTGAGAGCTGTGTTGGACAAGAATCACACTGacctaaaagaaaaacaaaacacaaaggaGCAATGTAAGAGGAGAATAAAAAAACAGGATCCTAAATTATTAATTGGTTATTGTTTGCAATAGTTTTCAAATTTTAATGAAGTTAAAGAACATTAAAGGTAATTTAGCCGTGAAGCACATGTGCTCAGAATGTGTATAGTAATATGTGAAGTTACTTACAACGTGTGACTGGTAGGAGCTTCACTTCTTCAGGATCTGATGCCTGACAACAATGAATGGGAAGGTGAATCCACTGCCAAAGAACAGCACCATCATGCCAAGAAGCCTCCACTTGTTCTCTACAGAGAATGGCAAGTTCTGCAAAAATGAAAACGTCAAAATTCATTTCAGAATTATGCTTTGACTTTCATCAAATTAATTACATTGAACAACACtacattcattaataaaatttGACTTAATCAGAAAGTTACTACtgagattataatttttttattggctGAAAAGTCTATACTAGAGTTCCCACACCTATAgttcaataaattaaaatcaagATCTTCGCATTTGCCACTAGTTTGATAGAAAGATAAACAAAGACCAGTTTATAGCTAATTGTAATATTTAGGAGCTAAATAGAActacaaaagtattttatttaagatAGGTAATTTCCATGTCTGGGATCAgtgtaaaatattaagcagcaggtGCACTATTGCCAATGCAAGGGCATTTAACAATATTGCAGCacaacttaattaaaataaaccaaattGACATGAATGCATTCAAATTGAAAATCATTGAAGCTTACCCTAGACGTGACATATGCGGTTAACACAGACAGGTGCAGTGGCCTGATCATCTAAACATGCTAAACTAAGCTAAGCTAGGCTAGGCTAAACTAAGCTAAAGACACTCCTGCATTGCTCCCTTGCAGGTCCATTACAATCACGGATTAACAagttaatgaatttatttatataagctTAACCACAGCCATGTACATATCAAACTGATAAGTTTTTACTAAACACTTTAAAGGACATCCGGAAGGGCTTCAGACGAACACAAGGCCTGTGACAACCAGTCATATAGAAGCTGAAGCTGAAACAACAAACGACTTATTTTGCTCATATCCTAAAATCTCCTCACCTTTCCTGGTCCCTCCGCATAGTGACTGGAGCGAACCGCAGAGGTGGCGAAGCGTCGCACGGCTTGTCCGAGCATAGTTCACTGCTGAAGTTTGAGATCTGCTCAATCCGAGTCTGACTCTCAATGACCTTCCTGCATGAAGATAAAGAACCAACAGCCTTATGGGTAACGTCAGTCACGCCGCGAGttattatgggaaatgtagttttaaagcaGACGTCTCAAAAGTCACGTACGCTGACACAACAATCAGCCTGAATTTCACAATAACGAAGATTTTACTTGAATAATTAATATCCAAATAATTTTGCTACAAGTCTGGTGATTTATTTTCCTGCTGTAACGTATAGCTTAGTTTATAGTTAGCCCATCCTAACCTGAGCAGAGGCTACATGTAGCTTTTGATGCAATCATTGCATTTGTCcttaacattattataaaaatatgtgtACACAATTGTTGTAATAGCTACACAAGCCTTCAACAGAGACTGTAgcctattgattgattgatgttatGTAGGCCTAACATGCAATCAGCTGTAGGTATTAAATTAAATCATGTGAAAGCTAAGCCTACTAAGATTCTTgctattattattgctgtttgcCTTATTTTTAGTACAGTTCTCATTCAAGGTAATTATTATGAAAATAGGCTACTCGAAAACTTGTGATTTCTACTAAGTTCACTACTGTAAATTGATTTACAGTACTGAGGAAATACAGTAGACCGTATATTTTCCCATAATTCTTTTgctatttacagtaaaatactgtatacACATTTTACTGTACATATTACAGTAAAATCCTGTTCAAATTACAAAAATCAGTTACAGTGTAGCTTGCTTCTGAGTTCCACATAGCCTACATGTGAAAAGCAGTAGTCTTATGTCACACTCCTTAATATTTATGAAGCAGTAGCCTACATGCAATTTAAAGCTTAGCCTAGATTTTTGAATGCACAACGGATGGACACTGTCCTATCCTATAAGGCCGAGATGAATAGTGAACTGATGACACAATTGCTCAGTTGACAATGGCAGCATGGTGGATGTAGTATATCTGAATTATGTTAATGATGAATGCATGCATAAAAAAAGACATACTTTTTTAATGGTCTTGATGTAAGTTAATTATCAAACATATTCCAGTTTCAGTCACAggtatccaccttattttgcaatGCATAAGTAACCTTTTTTCTGTTAATGTGCGTCACTACAAGGGATGTACAACCCTACTTCTTGAGGGCCgacatcctgcaaagtttagttCTAACTTCCAacccaaataaaaaacaaatccaaCTAAATAAGTTCAGGTAAGTATATTTGGGGCAGGTTAAGCTGAACTATTGAACTGTTCTTTAAACCTATATCTATTAGTGTAAACAACTGCTTGTGAATtgtattatactttatattgttactatatatatatatatatatatatatatatatatatatatatatatatatatatatatatattaggggtgtaacgatacgcgtattcgtattgaaccgttcggtacgacgctttcggttcggtacgcggtacgcattatgcataccgaacggttcgttggactaattaattatatttgaaaaaaaaaaagagaaatataatgatatgcgttcaacaaggtagcccaataacccaaacgacgtaacaggcaacgcccctgacactcccgaagaagaaaaaaacaccaacttatgtttatgttatgttatgactcagtcaggcgctcgctcactcagtacgcgctgaaggctcgttgcaaaatggccaatgcgtttaacagactagaaaaagaagatgactctcaaacatattgtttgagatgcatgattccatctatgagctgctcgatcagagtgacatgagagcccctccttagaacattatttgtaaatccatgttatggtaagtgtgcacgtgaagtctttgcacactttctgaaatccacactgtggtaagtttgcacactacactagtgctctgcattctttctaaaatcctatatagtgagggcttcgcgcggttgcttcattgctttaaaaaaaaaaaaaaacaccagcgtgaatacttgaaacatgtcaactcatttacgccgacatcaccttattgtgtcagtatctgggaaaagacgaaaaaaaggagaaacatgcacgcaacaaactatgcctgcagcatttagacaccagtattatagcttacagggaatccaaagtgcacccaaacaccagacctgttggttattttaggatcttatatttctggtctgttaaatgcattagacattttgcaatgagccttcagcgcgtgctgagtgagcgagcgccttagggtccgttcacatatcgctcctaaaaacgcatggaaaacgctaagcgcgtctttctcctcctttccaaagcgctcgggcagaagcgctcatgaggcgtctgtctttgctaagcaacaatgacgtgctctctccatgagacgcggaaatttcagcgaaggataaatggatttgcagctctaaaaatcgcttgcagtagctctgctactaaatttatttcaaaattgcaatccatatacaactataatcagctgttccttcatcttggctgagttttcaacgttgttatgggaaaggatgaagctgattggttagttcttgtcacatgacccgcggtgcgcttgctgcattctgaaaagttgagatgtttttgcattttgctgtatctaaaacgtaccgaaccgaaccgaaccgaaccgtgacgtcagtgtatcgtatcgaaccgaaccgtgaattttgtgaaccgttacacccctaatatatatatatatatatatatatatatatatatatttttttttaggtaagtggttgcaaactatttattttagctacatttaattgaaagttagtcaactaaatttgtttatttaaatatagctatTTAAATGTACCACttacctaaaaaaaattaatccttTTATGTTTTCAGCGTAGTTCACTTCAAAGGAGCTGTCCTAGCAGCAGGCTTTGATAAAACTGCCATTATGGAACCACTTACATTTGCGTGGCGTAAAAGTTTACAGCAGTGAATAATTTAGGACCTCAGCACTTTGTAGAGTTTGCTGGAGAATATCTAATTCATCTTTAGGTAGCTTGCAGTGTGATTATTTAAGTGAAATCAAAGTATTAGATGTCCCTGTGTGAATTCTGGGCAATTTAAGataatgattattaaatattctgggttatttttcatatttactcACAGGGCCTCAATGCAATAGAAGACTGACACAGAGAAACACTCTTTCCCTGCTGTGCTCTGTTGCCCTTGGTTTATGCAGTAGATATAAAGAATGTGCAGTTACGACAATGAAAATCATTTTGGGCTATATTCAGCTGTTGTTCAATACATTCATTCACTTTAAGATGGTGAAGACTATAAAAAATTTATGCTTTTCATTTCTTTCATGTCAAGAAGAACAGCTCTCCAAGTCTTGCAATTAGATTTTAGCATTTTCTTTCATCTCAGACATTTTTCTCCATTGACACAAATAGACTAACCAAATAATCTTTTCAAAACATCATATGTAGGTTTGAGCTTTTTAGACCTGCACCAAATGGTGTTAAATGAGCCTTTAAGCaatgttttttccccctcataCATTTCATTTTGCTTCAGACTTGGGGAACATGAATGTATAATCTAGGTCACTGGTAAAAATGAACAGAATAAAGGTGCAAGTCTAGTATATTAGAAATAAAACTTTTTAccactgtggaaaacatgattaGCAACTGACTGTTTCACCTTCTCAGCCCCTCAGCCTTATAAGAATTTTCTTGTCACGACAGCTTGTTTGTCCCATAGCCGAAGCATGTTTGACTATGTTATCCAGGGTGTTTAAGTATGCATGTTTGGTTCTCATGACACATAGTTCCCTGCCCTCCTCACTGATGCTGCATCCATCAGCAAAAGGCCGTAACCGGGGCAGCATCCACCTGTCTCTGCTGTCACTCAGCAAATAGTTAAAATAATGAAGGGTTCAGGGTAATGCATCTGCTCTGATAAACTGCCATAAACAtcaagacaataaataaataaatatcagcaagtcattttatttatatatatacatttttaaaagacagTGCTGTCATTAAATtactatttattgttattattatatttattcttaatacaacatgatatattttatatttataatgaggTCTACGTTTCGGATTGAACTGTCATGAAATCATTTTGTGTGTCCACTGCAGGCAGTCCTTTGATGGAAAGGTGGAACaaaattgattgacagctgcttaGTAAGACCTTAAAAGGAATGTGAAGACAAAGGGAAATAAAGTGATCCAAAAGTTATAGCTCCAAAGATCAAGCAAGATGACAGTGAACATCTGTAAAGCTTTTAATTTTCTGATTGACAGGTAAATGTCAAGTCAAGTATAATTGCCTGGATGTCACAATGAGAAATCTGTTTGTCTGAAGTTTTATAAGAGTGATCACTGATTTTTCAGTGGCCTTGGTTCTTGGTTCCTTGGTTGGTgtttttcccatttatttttgccagatggattttcaaaagtatttgTTTTAAGCCTTGAACTAAAGCAACCAACTACGAGATGAATCATAGCTGTGGATTGTGTTTTTTGGGACAATTCTCTTTTTTTGATTCTCTGATGGATATTTCTTGCAGAATAATTggttatgcatattttattttatttattttttattttattttatttttttgacttaGAATTCTGCTGTTGAACATgatgatttaaattttaaaacatatgttgaATCTGTTCAGGCTGATGGCTTCAACCAAATTGTATATCACCGAATAACAACCTTGTAGCTCACAGTAGCTCTATCTTAGTCTATCTTATCATTAAAAATCAATTCCCCTATGGtgaaatgaatgggatttttatttcCGCACTCTTGCACTCTATAACGATGTGTTTGGAACGTAATTTTCTATTGtgttatttttctttctatttgttAGTACTTTATGTTTTACCCATCTGCAGCACCTTGTGTTGATGGATTCTGATGGATTTTCTTGAATAAATAATTCAGAGCTCATTGACTATGTAAATCTGCTCATGTGAAAAGAGGCCAGAGACGAACAGTACGATCAAATCTGGTACAAATAACCTTAATGTGCATTTACCTTAATGTGTctttaataaatgcattcaaCACTGTAAACTGCTGGGGCGACCTCACCTGTCAGAGCAGACGGTATTCTCTATTCAAAATGAGCAGTAACTTTAGGCAAAAGATGTTAATCAATTTATCAATTTGCTTTGGCAGATGTGCCACCAGCTAACATGTCGTGCATCGTTGCAGCTGACATTTCTGTGCTGGAAAGATTATGTTCATAGTGGGAAGAATGCAGTGGGCTGAGATTGGTTTTAACATCCTCTGTTTTTCTCCAGAGGCAGACAGATTGCATACTTTATCAGGTGACTTTTCCTTTTGGTGGGACCTTAGAGTGACATCTTTATCTGTTGTTTCCCAAGGTTAGAGACGAGTGATGAAAGGTTTATTTTCTACCCCAAGGCCTGGGCTTATAGAGAGCTATGAGTCCAGATACAAGTTTCTCAGACTCAGAGTTTCAATTCTAAAAACATAAACTTGAACAGGCTGGAGAAATTACAGCCCCCCCCCCATCGTCCTGTAATTTAGGCCTGTTTAAAAGGAAACAATGTACAAATGATTTTGAGCACACTGTTTCTCAGTGCAAATGCAATCAGCACATATTTATTTTGAGCACAGCGATGTATAGTAACAGTGAAGGTACAATTAAAGTAAATGTTTGGATGTAAACCTCAGCAGAAAATAAAGACATAATGATCCGTATGTGTTTTTACATGGCAACCAGTGACCATATCTAAAAAGCTGGGTGGACGTATAtgatatacacacatacaattttattaaaaaacagaGACTGTTTACTGTCCGCAAAGCTAACAGTACAATCTATAACTTTTAAGTGGAGAGAGATAAACAATTCACGCATAGTTGTCTGTCAATAATGATAATCTCAAAATGGCCAGATATCAGTTGATTAATTGCCCTGActacgcatgcacacacacacacacacacacacacacacacacacacacacacacacacgcacacacacacacacacacacacacacacacacacacactttgcttTCAATAAATCTGAGTGAATCAAAGAGATTTAAACAGTTACACTCTAGGGATAAAGGTTTGTTTTTACTTCTTGTGTAAAATAGATTTAAACCATtgtattatttatagtttttattcaagGAAATATTCAATTGTAACActgtttccttttcctttttcttttcaaaaaaagCGGCTCTAGTGCACATTCATCTCattcctttttctctctctctaccgCCTTCATGTACCACACAATAACAAAAAGTGAATGTGAATGTATTAGTGACGCATGTAAACTCAGGGCAACAAGACCACATGTGGATAAATACTAATCTTTAACATGGAATAAGGTAGAATAGCCTGTGTTTACTGCTGACCTGATCCCAGGAGAAAATAGACCTTGGCTCTGACTGAATGAACTGGAAAAGCAAGGACTTCTTAGATTTCTCTTCGCCCACAACCGAGCAGAGACTGCAGGATAAAAGAAAGCGTTACATTCCTGTGAGATCTGGATGGATTTATagaactgctttgtttacagtgtttTTCCAAGAGCATTTATGATCATGGGATATAGATACCAGAatttgtttacagtgtgcaatgaATAACACACAGAGTGTATGAACTGACCTGTGATCATCATTATCAACTAC includes the following:
- the LOC127957133 gene encoding cytochrome c oxidase subunit 7C, mitochondrial, whose product is MLGQAVRRFATSAVRSSHYAEGPGKNLPFSVENKWRLLGMMVLFFGSGFTFPFIVVRHQILKK